In Fusobacterium nucleatum, the genomic stretch TGGAGATAGTGAAGTCTATAACCCTTGGAGTATAATAAATTTTTTAAGATTTAAAGAATTAAGAGCTTATTGGGTGGATACATCAGGAAATGATTTAATAAATGATGTATTAAAGAAAATGACAAAAGATACAGTAAAAGCCTTGGAAAAACTATTTGATGGAGAAGGATTAAGACAAAATATATCAGGAACATCAGATTTATCAAAACTATTAGATGAGAATGAATTATGGGAACTATTATTATTTAGTGGATATTTAACAATAGAAGAAAAAATAGATCAAAAGAATTATATATTGAGATTACCAAATAAAGAAGTAAAAGAACTTTTTAAAGATAGTTTTTTAGAAAAATATTTTGGAAGAGGAAATAAGTTATCAGATTTGATGGAAGCTTTAACAGAAAATAGGATAGAAGATTATGAAGAAAGTCTACAAGAAATATTATTAACATCAGTTAGTTATAATGATACTAAGAAAGGAAATGAAGCCTTTTACCACGGACTAATAATGGGAATGGGCTTATATTTAGAGGGAGAGTATATAACAAAATCAAATATAGAAAGTGGATTAGGAAGATATGATTTTTTAATAGAGCCAAAGAATAAGAGTAAAAGAGCCTTTATAATGGAATTTAAATCAACAGATAGTGTAGAAAAATTAGAAGAAGTATCAAAAGAAGCCTTAAAACAAATAGAAGGTAAAAAATATGATATATCATTAAAGCAAAATGGAATAAATGAAATAACATATATAGGAATAGCATTTTGTGGTAAAGAGATTAAAATTAGTTTTAAATAGAAGATAAAAAAAGCCAATTACAAAAAATTTATTTTTAAATCTGTAATTGGCTTTTTTATATTAAATTATTTTTTTAATCTTTCATTTAATTCTTTTAATAATTCTTCATAACCTTTTTTACCTAAAAGAGCAAACATATTTTTTTTGTATGATTCTACACCAGGTTGATCAAAAGGATTAACTTCTAATAAGTATCCACTTATAGCACAAGCTTTTTCAAAGAAATAAATTAAATATCCTATATTAAAAGATGTAACTTCTGGAATATTGATAACTAAATTAGGAACACCACCATCTATATGAGCAAGTAGAGTTCCTTCAAAAGCCTTATTATTTATAAAAGAAAGTCCTTTATCTTCTAAGTAATTAAGTCCATCTAAATCTTCGGTTTCTTTTTTAATAACTATGTCTTTATCAGAATTTTCAACATTTAATATAGTTTCAAATAAGTTTCTTCTACCATCTTGAATATATTGTCCCATAGAGTGTAAATCAGTTGTTAAATCAACAGAAGCAGGAAAGATACCTTTTTTATCTTTACCCTCAGATTCTCCATATAGTTGTTTCCACCATTCAGAAATATAGTGAAATCTTGGTTCATAGTTAGCTAAAATTTCAATATTATAGTTTTTCTTATATAGTATATTTCTTATTGCAGCATATTTATAGCAATCATTATCTATGAAATCTTTTGAATAATCTTCTCTTGCTGTTTTTGCACCATTCATTAAATCATCTATATTTATTCCAGCAACTGCTATTGGAAGTAAACCAACTGCAGTTAGCACAGAAAATCTTCCACCTACATCATCAGGAATAACAAATTCTTCATAGCTTTTTTCATCTGCAAGTTTCTTTAAAGCACCTTTGCTTTTATCAGTTGTAACATAGATTCTATCTTTTGCTTTTTCACCATATTTATTTTCTAAAAGTTCTTTAAATACTCTAAAAGCTATTGCAGGCTCAGTTGTTGTACCAGATTTAGAAATTACATTTACAGAGAAATCTCTATCCTTAATAATTTCTATTAAATCTTTTAAATATCTTCCTGATATATTTTGTCCTGCAAAGTATATTTCAGGAGCATTTCTTTTTTCTTTATTTAAAGAGTTAAAGAAAGTATGGCTAAGACATTCTATAACTGCTCTTGCTCCTAGATATGAACCACCTATACCAATAACAACTAAAACTTCTGAATCAGCTTTTATTTTATCACTGGCTTTTTTTATTTTTGAAAACTCTTCTTTATCATAGTTAATAGGCAAATCAAGCCAACCTAAAAAATCATTTCCTGCTCCATTTTTATTATGTAATTTGTGAGCAGCTTCATCAACTAAAATTTTCATTTGATTTAGTTCATCTTCATTAATAAATTTGAAAATCTTTGAATAATCTAAACTTATTTTTTTCATTTTTCCTCCTTAAAATTATTTTCTTTCCCTTGATTATAACATTTTTTGGACAATATTGCATAAAAAATAAAATAATGGATTATAATTATATACTTGACTTAATAAGAAAATTATGATAGATTTATCTCTAACAAAATAAAATAAATTATTTATATATAGTATAGAGTGTTCTATATAAATATAAATAATATAAAAATTTTAAGGAGGGAGTGTTATGAGTAAAAAAATAGGTTTAGTGCCAAGGTTAATTGTTGCAATAATTGTTGGTATATTAATTGGACAATTTTTGCCACTTTGGTTTGTAAGAATTTTTAAAACTTTCAGTACATTTTTTGGCTTATTCCTATCATTCTTTATCCCACTAATGATAGTTGGATATGTAGTATCAGGAATAGCAAAACTTACAGAGGGTGCAGGAAAACTTTTAGGATTTACAGCTGTTGTTTCTTATATTTCAACAATAGTTGCAGGAACATTTTCATATACAGTAGCAGCTAATCTATATCCTAAATTAGTTTCAGGAATATCAGCAGGAATAAATTTTGAAGGAAAGGATGTTGCTCCATATTTCACAATTCCTTTAAAACCACCTATAGATGTTACAGCTGCAATAGTTTTTGCGTTTATGATGGGTATCACAATCAGTGTTATGAGAAGCCAAAAGAAAGGTGAAATAACATTTAAATTATTTGAAGAATATGAAGAAATTATTACAAAAGTATTAGCTGGATTTGTTATTCCATTATTACCTTTCCATATTTTAGGAATATTTAGTGAAATGGCATATTCTGGTATAGTATTTAAAGTTCTTGGTGTATTTTTAGCTATTTATCTATGTATATTTGCTATGCACTATATCTATATGCTTGTTATGTTTTCTATTGCTGGTGGAGTATCAAAGAAGAATCCACTTACTCTTATAAAAAATCAAATACCAGCATATTTTACAGCAGTTGGAACTCAATCATCAGCTGCAACTATTCCTGTAAATGTACAATGTGGATTAAAAAATGGAACAAGTCCTGAAATAGTTGACTTTGTTATACCTCTATGTGCAACTATTCACTTATCAGGAAGTATGATAACTTTAACAAGTTGTATTATGGGAGTTTTATTATTAAATGGTATGCCTCATTCTCTTGGAATGATGTTCCCATTCCTATGCATGCTTGGAATAGCTATGGTTGCAGCACCAGGTGCACCAGGTGGAGCAGTTATGAGTGCTTTGCCTTTCTTATTCTTAATAGGTATAGATGCACAAGGTCCGTTAGGCTCATTATTAATAGCTCTATATATAACACAAGATAGTTTTGGAACTGCTATAAATGTTTCAGGAGATAATGCAATAGCTATTTATGTTGATGAGTTCTATAAGAAATATATTAAAAAAGCAGCATAATATAAATTATTGATAAAGGTTAAAAGGATTAATTTCTAGAAAGGAGTTAATCCTTTTTTGTTTTCTTCTCAGTTAATGTTATAATTATAAAAAATAAATGAAGTTGAAGGAGGACTTATGAAGTTAGTTCATATAAAAAATCCTAATTTTGAAGTGATGAAGAAAATTGTTGAGATAGAGCAAGAGGCTTTTGAAGGAGCTGGAAATGTTGATCTTTGGATAGTAAAAGCTCTTATAAGATATGGTTTAGTTTTTGTTATAACAGAAAATGATAAAATAGTGTGTATAGTTGAATATATGCAAGTTTTCAATAAAAAATCTTTGTTCTTGTATGGAATTTCAACTTTAAAAAAATATAGACATAAAGGTTATGCAAATTATATTTTAAATGAAACAGAAAAAATTTTAAAAAATTTATCCTATAAAGAAATAGAATTAACAGTAGCACCAGAAAATGAGATTGCAATAAGTTTATATAAAAAGCATGGCTATATACAAGAAAAATTTTTAGAAAATGAATATGGAGAGGGTATTCATAGATATATGATGAGAAAAAAATTGTGACAAATTAAAATTTTTCTTGAAATAACAACTAATTAACTTTTAAATGAAACTGCTGTGATGTCCTATAATCTTGAACAAGCATTTTGGAACTTGAGAAACATTATAGGCTGTTAAGTAGTTGATATAGGAACAATTATATAGGTATATTTCAAGAAAAATAAAATTACTCTTATTACAAAAATTTAGAAAATTACTTGACATATAAAGGACTTCAATATAATATATAACTAATCAAGTTAAGTATATAAAGTTTTATAAAATTTAGAAAGGGGAAGAAATGAAATTACAATTACATACGGGTGATATAGGAAATTACCTAAAAGAACATAATATAAAACCTTCCTATCAAAGAATGAAAATATTTCAATATCTGTTAGATAATCATAATCATCCAACAGTAGATACTATTTATAGAGCACTTTGTCCTGAGATACCAACTCTATCCAAGACAACAGTGTACAATACTTTAAATTTATTTATAGAGAAAAAATTGGTTTATGTTATAGTTATAGAAGAAAATGAAACAAGATATGATTTATTAACTCATACTCATGGACATTTTAAATGTACTTGTTGTGGAGCTTTATTTGATGTAGAATTAAGTATTGATTATAGCAAGAGTCCAGAATTATTGGGTTGTGATATTGAAGAAAAACATATATATTTTAAAGGTATATGTAAAAACTGTAAAGAAAAACAAAATTAAAATTTTATTTATTGACACTATTTGAAAAGTGTGTTAAAATAACAAAGTCTTAGAGAGCAGAATACAGGAAAAACTCGCATACCATATTAAATTATGGGAGGATCATTAAAGATACCGTTAAAGAGTGGACTTGTTTTTGAAAAATAGTTTACACTTTGATGTAGATTGGGAAGAATGTAAATCAAAAGATTTCTTCATTTAAGTTGAGTAGAATTGTATGAGCTATATAAGATCAGAAAATACAATTTAATAGGAGGAATGCAGATGAGAGTACAAGTGATATTAGAATGTACAGAAACAAAGTTAAGACACTATACTACAACAAAAAACAAAAAGACTCATCCAGAAAGATTGGAAATGATGAAGTATAATCCAGTATTAAAGAGACATACTTTGTATAAAGAAACAAAAAAGTAGGATGAAAGTTTAGTTAACAACACATGCAGGTCAATGGCTCAATTGGTAGAGCATCGGTCTCCAAAACCGAGGGTTGGGGGTTCGAGTCCCTCTTGACCTGCCACTTTTATTGATTGAAAGGAGATAGCATGAATTTATTTCAAAAGGTTAAAATGGAATACTCAAAAGTTGAATGGCCTTCAAGAACAGAAGTTATTCATTCTACTCTATGGGTTGTAACCATGACTGTTTTGGTATCTATCTATCTTGGTATCTTTGATGTTCTTGCAGTAAGGGCCTTAAACTTTTTGGAGGCATTAATATGAGTGTAGAAAATGTCAGAAAATGGTTTATGATTCATACCTATTCTGGATATGAAAAAAAAGTAAAAACAGACCTTGAACAAAAAATGGAGACATTAGGTTTCAAAGAAGTTGTAACTAATATATTGGTTCCAGAAGAAGAGTTAACAGAAATTGTTAGAGGAAAGCCTAAGAAAATTTATAGGAAGCTTTTCCCAGCATATGTTATGCTTGAAATGGAAGCTACAAGAGAAGAAAACGAACAAGGTATAAGCTATAAAGTAGATCCTCGTGTATGGTATGAAGTAAGAAATACCAATGGAGTTACTGGATTTGTTGGAGTTGGTTCTGATCCTATTCCTATGGAAGAGGAAGAAGTAAAAAACATATTTAATATAATAGGTGTAAAAACACCTAAAGAAACTATAAAAATTGACTTTACTGAGGGAGATTATGTAAAAATCTTAAAAGGTTCATTTAAAGATCAAGAAGGGCAAGTTGCTGAAATTGATCATGAGCATGGTAGAGCTAAAGTAATGGTTGATATTTTTGGAAGAATGACACCAGTTGAAATTGAAGTAGATGGTGTTTTGAAAGTGTAGTATACACAATCTTATGGAGGTGTAATTTAAAAAATGGCAAAAGAAGTAATTCAAATAATAAAACTACAATTACCAGCAGGTAAAGCAAACCCTGCTCCACCAGTTGGACCAGCATTAGGACAACATGGTGTAAATATAATGGAATTTTGTAAGGCATTTAATGCTAAAACTCAAGATAAGGCTGGATGGATAATTCCTGTTGAAATATCTGTTTTTAGTGATAGATCTTTCACATTTATACTAAAAACTCCACCTGCATCAGACTTATTAAAGAAAGCTGCTGGAATAACATCTGCAGCTAAAAACTCTAAAAAAGAAGTTGCAGGAAAAATCACTACTGCAAAGTTAAAAGAACTAGCTGAAACAAAAATGCCTGACTTAAATGCTTCATCTGTTGAAGCAGCTATGAAGATAATTGCAGGATCAGCAAGATCTATGGGAATAAAAATAGAAGACTAATTGTGTGATAATTTAGTGGTAGAGTTTACTCGTTAAGCCACAAAGGGAGGAAATTTAATAATGGCAAAACATAGAGGAAAGAAATATTTAGAAGTAGCTAAATTAGTTGAAACAGGAAAACTTTATGATATAAGAGAAGCACTAGAACTTGTCCAAAAAACTAAAACTGCAAAATTTATTGAAACTGTTGAAGTAGCGTTAAGACTTGGAGTAGATCCAAGACATGCTGATCAACAAATTAGAGGAACAGTTGTGTTACCTCATGGAACAGGTAAAAGTGTGAAAATATTAGCAATCACTTCTGGTGAAAATATAGAAAAAGCATTAGCAGCTGGAGCAGATTATGCTGGAGCAGAAGAATACATCAGCCAAATTCAACAAGGTTGGTTAGATTTTGACTTAGTAATTGCTACACCAGATATGATGCCTAAGATTGGAAGATTAGGTAAGATATTAGGAACAAAAGGTTTAATGCCTAACCCTAAATCAGGAACTGTAACACCTGATATAGCAGCAGCAGTATCTGAATTTAAAAAAGGAAAACTTGCATTTAGAGTAGATAAATTAGGATCTATTCATGCACCTATTGG encodes the following:
- a CDS encoding glucose-6-phosphate isomerase, whose protein sequence is MKKISLDYSKIFKFINEDELNQMKILVDEAAHKLHNKNGAGNDFLGWLDLPINYDKEEFSKIKKASDKIKADSEVLVVIGIGGSYLGARAVIECLSHTFFNSLNKEKRNAPEIYFAGQNISGRYLKDLIEIIKDRDFSVNVISKSGTTTEPAIAFRVFKELLENKYGEKAKDRIYVTTDKSKGALKKLADEKSYEEFVIPDDVGGRFSVLTAVGLLPIAVAGINIDDLMNGAKTAREDYSKDFIDNDCYKYAAIRNILYKKNYNIEILANYEPRFHYISEWWKQLYGESEGKDKKGIFPASVDLTTDLHSMGQYIQDGRRNLFETILNVENSDKDIVIKKETEDLDGLNYLEDKGLSFINNKAFEGTLLAHIDGGVPNLVINIPEVTSFNIGYLIYFFEKACAISGYLLEVNPFDQPGVESYKKNMFALLGKKGYEELLKELNERLKK
- the rplA gene encoding 50S ribosomal protein L1, whose product is MAKHRGKKYLEVAKLVETGKLYDIREALELVQKTKTAKFIETVEVALRLGVDPRHADQQIRGTVVLPHGTGKSVKILAITSGENIEKALAAGADYAGAEEYISQIQQGWLDFDLVIATPDMMPKIGRLGKILGTKGLMPNPKSGTVTPDIAAAVSEFKKGKLAFRVDKLGSIHAPIGKVDFDLDKIEENFKTFMDQIIRLKPASSKGQYLKTVAVSLTMGPGVKMDPAIVGKIVG
- a CDS encoding Fur family transcriptional regulator — encoded protein: MKLQLHTGDIGNYLKEHNIKPSYQRMKIFQYLLDNHNHPTVDTIYRALCPEIPTLSKTTVYNTLNLFIEKKLVYVIVIEENETRYDLLTHTHGHFKCTCCGALFDVELSIDYSKSPELLGCDIEEKHIYFKGICKNCKEKQN
- the secE gene encoding preprotein translocase subunit SecE encodes the protein MNLFQKVKMEYSKVEWPSRTEVIHSTLWVVTMTVLVSIYLGIFDVLAVRALNFLEALI
- a CDS encoding GNAT family N-acetyltransferase, with protein sequence MKLVHIKNPNFEVMKKIVEIEQEAFEGAGNVDLWIVKALIRYGLVFVITENDKIVCIVEYMQVFNKKSLFLYGISTLKKYRHKGYANYILNETEKILKNLSYKEIELTVAPENEIAISLYKKHGYIQEKFLENEYGEGIHRYMMRKKL
- a CDS encoding dicarboxylate/amino acid:cation symporter, with protein sequence MSKKIGLVPRLIVAIIVGILIGQFLPLWFVRIFKTFSTFFGLFLSFFIPLMIVGYVVSGIAKLTEGAGKLLGFTAVVSYISTIVAGTFSYTVAANLYPKLVSGISAGINFEGKDVAPYFTIPLKPPIDVTAAIVFAFMMGITISVMRSQKKGEITFKLFEEYEEIITKVLAGFVIPLLPFHILGIFSEMAYSGIVFKVLGVFLAIYLCIFAMHYIYMLVMFSIAGGVSKKNPLTLIKNQIPAYFTAVGTQSSAATIPVNVQCGLKNGTSPEIVDFVIPLCATIHLSGSMITLTSCIMGVLLLNGMPHSLGMMFPFLCMLGIAMVAAPGAPGGAVMSALPFLFLIGIDAQGPLGSLLIALYITQDSFGTAINVSGDNAIAIYVDEFYKKYIKKAA
- the rpmG gene encoding 50S ribosomal protein L33; this encodes MRVQVILECTETKLRHYTTTKNKKTHPERLEMMKYNPVLKRHTLYKETKK
- the rplK gene encoding 50S ribosomal protein L11, producing the protein MAKEVIQIIKLQLPAGKANPAPPVGPALGQHGVNIMEFCKAFNAKTQDKAGWIIPVEISVFSDRSFTFILKTPPASDLLKKAAGITSAAKNSKKEVAGKITTAKLKELAETKMPDLNASSVEAAMKIIAGSARSMGIKIED
- the nusG gene encoding transcription termination/antitermination protein NusG — its product is MSVENVRKWFMIHTYSGYEKKVKTDLEQKMETLGFKEVVTNILVPEEELTEIVRGKPKKIYRKLFPAYVMLEMEATREENEQGISYKVDPRVWYEVRNTNGVTGFVGVGSDPIPMEEEEVKNIFNIIGVKTPKETIKIDFTEGDYVKILKGSFKDQEGQVAEIDHEHGRAKVMVDIFGRMTPVEIEVDGVLKV